In Rahnella variigena, one DNA window encodes the following:
- a CDS encoding TerC family protein has protein sequence MNSVGNPILWGSFAVVVIIMLAFDLLLQGRKGAQTMSMKSAAMWSLVWIGLSLLFNFGFWWYLNGEFGREVADAKATMFLTGYLLEKALAVDNVFVWLILFSYFSIPANLQRRVLVYGVLGAIVLRTGMIFAGSWLVGQFSWILYVFGAFLLFTGIKMALAKDDDGEVGEKPMIRWLRSKMRMTDDLQGEKFFVRRNGILFATPLLLVLIMVELSDVIFAVDSIPAIFAVTTDPFIVLTSNLFAILGLRAMYFLLAGVAERFSMLKYGLAVILIFIGIKMLLLDVFHIPVGISLGVIASILIITLLINTWVNRRNDLNNTRKS, from the coding sequence ATGAACTCCGTAGGCAACCCGATTTTATGGGGCTCTTTTGCCGTGGTAGTGATAATTATGCTCGCGTTCGACCTGCTGTTGCAGGGTCGCAAAGGCGCGCAAACCATGAGTATGAAAAGTGCCGCGATGTGGTCGCTGGTGTGGATTGGCCTGTCGCTGCTGTTCAACTTCGGCTTCTGGTGGTATCTCAACGGTGAGTTTGGTCGTGAAGTCGCCGACGCCAAAGCCACGATGTTCCTGACCGGCTATCTGCTGGAAAAAGCCCTGGCGGTCGATAACGTCTTCGTCTGGCTGATCCTGTTCAGCTACTTCTCCATTCCGGCCAACCTGCAACGCCGCGTGCTGGTCTACGGCGTACTTGGCGCCATCGTCCTGCGTACCGGTATGATTTTCGCGGGTAGCTGGCTGGTGGGGCAATTCAGCTGGATCTTGTACGTGTTCGGCGCGTTCCTGCTGTTCACCGGTATCAAGATGGCACTGGCGAAAGATGACGACGGAGAAGTGGGCGAGAAACCGATGATCCGCTGGCTGCGCAGTAAAATGCGTATGACCGACGATTTGCAGGGCGAGAAATTCTTCGTACGCCGCAACGGTATTCTGTTCGCCACCCCGCTGTTGCTGGTACTGATTATGGTCGAGCTGAGCGACGTGATTTTCGCGGTCGACAGTATCCCGGCTATCTTCGCCGTGACCACCGACCCGTTCATTGTGCTGACGTCTAACCTGTTTGCGATCCTCGGCCTGCGTGCGATGTACTTCCTTCTGGCAGGCGTGGCGGAACGTTTCTCAATGCTGAAATACGGTCTGGCGGTGATCCTGATTTTCATCGGCATCAAAATGCTGCTGCTCGACGTGTTCCACATTCCGGTAGGGATTTCGCTGGGTGTGATTGCGTCGATTCTGATCATCACCCTGCTGATTAACACATGGGTGAACCGTCGTAACGATCTAAACAATACGCGAAAGTCATAG